A single window of Candidatus Flexicrinis affinis DNA harbors:
- a CDS encoding ABC transporter substrate-binding protein, translating to MLLLALCVPLVTAQGSGEGLTIGFSQIGSESAWRTAFTEAVKAEAEARGINLLFSDAQQSQENQIAAIRAWLAQGDVDAIVLAPVIESGWDDVLQEAADSGVPVIIVDRNVDSDPSLFVTRVSSDFVHEGRLAAVWLAQATSGNCNIVELYGTVGSAAAEDRHTGFMQVIDLFANMNIIHSETGNFVRTEGKAVMESILSSEDPANICAVFAHNDDMAIGAIEAIKEAGLVPAQDILIVSVDAIPDIFDSLDAGETNATVELSPFMGGPAFDAVVAHLAGEELPKWIPVGGGLYTSRAAYDADHQ from the coding sequence ATGCTCCTGCTCGCACTCTGTGTCCCGCTTGTAACGGCGCAGGGCAGCGGCGAAGGTCTCACCATCGGGTTCTCGCAGATTGGTTCGGAAAGCGCGTGGCGCACCGCCTTCACTGAAGCCGTCAAGGCCGAAGCCGAAGCGCGTGGCATCAATCTGCTCTTCTCTGATGCGCAGCAAAGCCAGGAAAACCAGATCGCGGCGATCCGGGCGTGGTTGGCGCAGGGTGATGTCGACGCCATCGTATTGGCCCCCGTGATCGAAAGCGGCTGGGACGATGTGCTGCAGGAAGCCGCCGATTCTGGCGTACCCGTGATCATTGTTGACCGCAACGTCGATTCCGATCCATCGCTGTTCGTAACCCGCGTCTCCTCTGACTTCGTGCATGAGGGCCGTTTGGCCGCCGTGTGGCTGGCTCAGGCGACATCGGGCAACTGCAACATTGTCGAACTGTACGGGACCGTCGGTTCGGCCGCCGCTGAGGATCGTCACACCGGCTTCATGCAGGTGATCGATCTGTTCGCCAATATGAACATCATCCATTCGGAGACCGGCAACTTCGTCCGCACCGAAGGCAAGGCGGTCATGGAGAGCATCCTGAGCTCTGAAGACCCCGCCAACATCTGCGCTGTGTTCGCGCACAACGACGACATGGCGATCGGCGCGATCGAAGCCATCAAGGAAGCCGGTCTGGTCCCCGCGCAGGACATCCTGATCGTGTCGGTCGATGCCATTCCTGACATCTTCGACTCGCTGGACGCTGGCGAAACCAATGCGACGGTCGAGCTCAGCCCGTTCATGGGCGGCCCGGCGTTCGATGCCGTGGTTGCGCACCTTGCCGGCGAAGAACTGCCCAAGTGGATTCCGGTCGGTGGCGGTCTGTACACCTCGCGTGCAGCCTACGACGCTGACCATCAGTAA
- a CDS encoding SDR family oxidoreductase, giving the protein MNDQHGLTGKTVLITGASRGIGRACAVAFAERGARVAVHYGSNHAAADHTLGLLAGEGHRTVQADIADADAVHAMVEQVAAEFGTIDVLVNNAGIFEEHPLPQIDYAGWQAAWSRILSTNLLGAANATYCAAQHMTAQGSGRIITISSRTAFRGKPEAPGYAASKAALNAMSQSLSVALAPHGVYVYVIAPGVVDTDMAANDKESPAWAAIERQSPLGRVCQPDEVARTAVFLASPGAEYLTGGIIDLFGAAYLRT; this is encoded by the coding sequence ATGAACGATCAACACGGCCTGACCGGAAAGACCGTCCTGATAACCGGCGCATCGCGCGGGATCGGCCGCGCATGCGCGGTGGCGTTTGCCGAGCGTGGGGCGCGGGTCGCCGTGCATTACGGGTCGAACCACGCCGCGGCCGACCACACGCTCGGCCTGCTCGCGGGCGAGGGTCATAGGACCGTGCAAGCGGACATCGCCGACGCGGACGCCGTGCATGCCATGGTCGAACAGGTCGCGGCCGAGTTCGGCACCATTGACGTGCTGGTGAACAACGCAGGGATCTTCGAGGAGCATCCGCTGCCCCAGATTGACTATGCCGGGTGGCAGGCCGCTTGGTCGCGAATCCTGTCGACCAACTTGCTTGGCGCGGCGAACGCGACCTACTGCGCGGCGCAGCACATGACCGCGCAAGGGAGCGGGCGCATCATCACGATCTCGTCGCGGACGGCGTTTCGTGGCAAGCCAGAAGCCCCCGGCTATGCCGCGAGCAAGGCCGCGCTCAACGCGATGAGTCAGTCGCTGTCGGTCGCGCTCGCCCCGCACGGTGTCTACGTATACGTGATCGCCCCGGGAGTCGTGGACACCGACATGGCCGCCAATGACAAAGAGTCCCCGGCATGGGCCGCCATCGAACGGCAAAGCCCGCTTGGCCGCGTGTGTCAGCCGGACGAAGTAGCGCGAACCGCTGTATTTCTGGCATCGCCCGGGGCCGAATACCTGACCGGCGGCATCATCGACCTGTTCGGCGCGGCCTACCTTCGCACGTAG
- a CDS encoding LacI family DNA-binding transcriptional regulator: MRNSQKAKTLHDVAIHSGVSYQTVSRVVNNHPSVAESTRKRVLRSIEELKYRPNRAARSLVTNRSDTIAIISFGSAFYGPAQMLSNITQYARSRGYRVSPTAVQQLSREDVRAALDDLHEHLIDGLIMIAPIVSDFLAEIKEMVGRIPFIQIDTKPQPGVASVGIEQVYGTQLAINHLIELGHRKIAEISGPLNWYDAIMRHQSWESTMSRHKLPYHMTVEGHWTAESGYHGVQSLLNDGADFTALVVGNDQMALGAIAALNERGLKVPDDVSVVGFDDIPESAYYLPALTTIHQDFTALGEQSIEFLISLIRNPEMPIHQRVLYPELIVRSSTAPAK; encoded by the coding sequence ATGAGAAACTCGCAGAAGGCAAAGACGCTCCACGATGTCGCCATTCACTCTGGCGTTTCGTATCAGACGGTATCACGCGTTGTGAACAATCACCCCAGCGTCGCCGAATCCACGCGGAAGCGGGTTCTGCGCTCCATCGAAGAGCTGAAGTACCGTCCGAACCGTGCGGCCCGCAGCCTGGTCACCAATCGCTCAGACACCATCGCGATCATCAGCTTCGGCTCGGCCTTCTATGGCCCAGCCCAGATGTTGTCGAACATCACACAGTACGCGCGAAGCCGGGGATATCGCGTTTCGCCCACCGCTGTCCAGCAGTTAAGCCGCGAAGATGTTCGCGCGGCGCTCGATGACCTGCACGAACACCTCATCGACGGCTTGATTATGATCGCCCCGATCGTCTCGGACTTCTTGGCCGAGATCAAAGAAATGGTCGGGCGCATCCCGTTCATCCAGATCGACACCAAGCCACAGCCGGGGGTGGCATCGGTTGGGATCGAGCAGGTGTACGGCACGCAGCTCGCCATCAACCACCTGATCGAGCTCGGACATCGCAAGATTGCCGAGATCAGCGGGCCGTTGAATTGGTATGACGCAATCATGCGGCATCAAAGCTGGGAATCCACTATGAGCCGCCACAAGCTCCCGTACCACATGACGGTCGAGGGGCACTGGACGGCGGAAAGCGGCTATCACGGAGTTCAATCGTTGTTGAACGACGGCGCCGATTTCACTGCGTTAGTCGTCGGCAACGATCAGATGGCGTTGGGTGCGATCGCCGCACTGAACGAACGCGGTCTCAAAGTCCCGGACGACGTGTCGGTCGTCGGCTTTGACGACATCCCCGAATCGGCATACTACCTGCCCGCACTGACGACCATCCATCAGGACTTCACGGCGTTGGGCGAGCAGTCAATCGAGTTCCTGATTTCGCTAATCCGCAATCCCGAGATGCCGATCCATCAGCGCGTGCTCTACCCCGAATTGATTGTCCGCAGCAGCACGGCGCCGGCGAAGTAG
- a CDS encoding glycerophosphodiester phosphodiesterase, which produces MSSLTDQVTHLRFVSADTPDRTLALAHAPIIRFDMREPFLPLAVGYTVFRANGTSPSFPRDIVLDGRGAVCIEYAIWWDWDIQHLYELEHVWVYLDVDGQLVDADASWHGGHNRMIDENGVLPVEDGRLVICSEPGKHAFAPSPAKLIERKPHTDRSCSSRSGAGGVWVTPLFEGVIHDRNPNTNQLVRSYLERQAFEPTHQFDNRFAVDSAVFVPWVTLNAWIPPRVTAWLDELERTIPPHERRVLRIAHRGASAHAQENSADAIRIAAELGSDMVEVDVRVTADGVPVISHDDSLERVYGVPGRIPELTLEQLQAKAPVMTFDQLLEQSRAVGVGLYLDIKALTPVAAAHMFAAVDRTGMKLAVVFASFNVDMVTEIKARRPDVVTSILFGSTHVDPVALAQATGADIVHPCWERVSDDPSVLLTPEWLERVRAAKLGVVTWHEERPPVIASLKRLGVTGICSDNPELLV; this is translated from the coding sequence ATGTCATCGCTGACCGATCAGGTCACGCATTTGCGTTTCGTGTCTGCAGATACGCCCGACCGCACATTGGCGCTCGCGCATGCGCCGATCATCCGTTTCGACATGCGCGAACCGTTCTTGCCGCTGGCGGTCGGCTACACCGTATTTCGCGCTAACGGGACGTCGCCGTCCTTCCCGCGCGATATCGTCTTGGACGGTCGCGGCGCAGTGTGCATCGAATACGCGATCTGGTGGGACTGGGACATCCAACACCTCTACGAGTTGGAGCATGTCTGGGTGTACCTCGATGTCGACGGACAGCTTGTCGATGCCGACGCGAGCTGGCACGGGGGCCACAACCGCATGATCGACGAGAACGGCGTTCTCCCCGTCGAAGATGGCCGGTTGGTCATCTGTTCCGAACCGGGCAAGCACGCCTTTGCGCCATCACCGGCGAAGCTGATTGAACGCAAGCCGCACACCGACCGGAGTTGTTCGTCGCGCAGCGGGGCAGGTGGCGTGTGGGTGACTCCGCTGTTCGAGGGCGTGATTCACGACCGCAACCCGAACACCAATCAGCTCGTCCGGTCGTATCTTGAACGGCAGGCGTTTGAGCCGACGCATCAGTTCGACAACCGTTTCGCAGTCGACAGTGCCGTGTTTGTGCCGTGGGTAACACTCAACGCATGGATTCCGCCGCGCGTGACGGCGTGGCTCGATGAACTCGAGCGCACGATCCCTCCGCATGAACGGCGTGTGCTGCGCATCGCTCACCGGGGTGCAAGCGCACATGCGCAGGAGAATTCGGCCGACGCCATTCGCATCGCCGCAGAGCTTGGGTCGGATATGGTCGAGGTCGACGTGCGTGTGACGGCCGACGGCGTGCCGGTGATTTCGCACGACGACAGCCTCGAACGGGTGTACGGCGTGCCGGGGCGAATCCCTGAACTGACGCTCGAACAGCTTCAGGCCAAGGCTCCGGTGATGACCTTCGATCAACTGCTCGAGCAGTCTCGGGCGGTGGGTGTGGGGTTGTATCTCGACATCAAGGCGCTGACGCCGGTTGCCGCCGCGCACATGTTCGCGGCTGTGGATCGCACCGGCATGAAATTGGCGGTCGTGTTCGCGTCCTTCAATGTCGACATGGTGACGGAGATCAAGGCCAGACGGCCCGATGTCGTGACGTCGATTCTGTTCGGCTCAACCCACGTGGATCCGGTCGCCCTCGCACAGGCCACCGGGGCCGATATCGTGCATCCGTGCTGGGAACGCGTCTCCGACGACCCGAGCGTGCTGCTTACACCGGAGTGGCTCGAACGGGTGCGTGCGGCGAAACTGGGCGTCGTGACATGGCACGAGGAGCGCCCGCCGGTGATCGCGTCGCTCAAGCGGTTGGGCGTGACAGGAATCTGCTCGGACAACCCTGAACTGCTGGTGTAG
- a CDS encoding ABC transporter permease, with the protein MKKLVGLRGDSRLLWTALALFVILFVDRLISPTFFDIRMVNDRLVGSLINILDNSAPYALLAIGMTLVIATKGIDLSVGAVMAICAAVAVVLIKNYEAGATEIYYQPGVVILITIAIGAICGLWNGILIAFLDLQPIIATLILMVAGRGVAQMITGGQSPTFTNESLAFVGRGVVGGVPFPIFIAIGVLIIAILVVRRTALGLLIESVGINDRASYYAGIQARAIKLFVYMVSGMCAAVAGMIVAGEVKSADPHTAGLFSGLDAILAVVIGGTALSGGRFNLVLSVMGVLIIQSLLAGLYVSTLHPTTNLVVKAVVVLAVLLLQSPEFRRFITQPFRRAA; encoded by the coding sequence CTGAAAAAACTAGTGGGCTTGAGGGGCGATTCGCGCTTGCTGTGGACTGCGCTTGCCCTGTTCGTCATTCTATTTGTCGATCGCCTCATTTCACCCACCTTTTTTGATATTCGCATGGTGAACGACCGGTTGGTCGGCAGTTTGATCAACATTCTGGACAACTCGGCCCCGTATGCCCTGCTGGCGATCGGCATGACGTTGGTCATCGCGACGAAGGGTATCGACCTGTCGGTCGGCGCGGTGATGGCCATCTGCGCGGCGGTGGCCGTCGTGCTGATCAAGAATTACGAGGCGGGCGCGACCGAGATCTACTACCAACCGGGCGTCGTCATCCTGATCACGATTGCCATTGGGGCGATCTGCGGCCTCTGGAACGGAATCCTCATCGCGTTTCTGGACCTCCAGCCCATCATCGCGACGCTGATCTTGATGGTCGCTGGCCGTGGCGTCGCACAGATGATCACTGGCGGACAATCGCCGACGTTCACCAACGAGTCGCTGGCATTTGTCGGGCGCGGCGTGGTCGGGGGCGTCCCCTTCCCGATCTTCATCGCAATCGGCGTACTCATCATCGCGATCCTTGTCGTGCGGCGTACCGCGCTGGGCTTGCTAATCGAGTCGGTCGGCATCAATGACCGCGCCAGCTACTACGCGGGGATCCAAGCCCGAGCGATCAAGCTGTTTGTCTACATGGTATCGGGCATGTGCGCGGCGGTCGCCGGGATGATTGTCGCCGGCGAGGTCAAGTCCGCAGATCCGCACACAGCCGGCCTATTCTCCGGATTGGACGCCATTCTCGCCGTCGTGATCGGTGGCACGGCACTCTCCGGAGGCCGCTTCAACCTCGTACTCAGCGTGATGGGTGTACTGATCATCCAGAGTCTGTTGGCCGGACTGTACGTCAGCACCCTGCACCCAACGACCAATCTGGTCGTAAAGGCCGTCGTCGTTCTTGCCGTCCTGCTGCTGCAGTCGCCTGAGTTCCGCCGGTTCATTACACAACCATTCAGGAGGGCCGCATGA
- a CDS encoding ABC transporter ATP-binding protein: MQVDIQNLTKKFGDVTAVADVTLDIRDGEFVAFLGPSGCGKTTTLLMLAGIYKPTDGTITFGERVVNLIPPRERNIGMVFQSYALYPHMTVFGNISYPLKLKNVSRAEQQERVRRVAEVMGIGELLDRKPAQLSGGQQQRVALGRALVKEPDILLFDEPLSNLDARLRLTMRAEIKALQKRLGITSVYVTHDQVEALTMADRIAVINKGRLEAYATPEDLYDHPRTTFIANFVGNPPINMVDVELAQENEQIVARCEAFTVPLDGERARKAVTHGRKLTMGIRAEDITLGDNSALSGEVFVVEPLGREDMLDVRIGSESFLALAPPQQRVRAGDRIGLHLDPKRLQFFDPATGKSVLWE; this comes from the coding sequence ATGCAGGTCGATATTCAGAACCTGACCAAGAAGTTCGGCGACGTCACCGCGGTGGCGGACGTTACGCTGGACATCCGCGACGGCGAGTTCGTGGCGTTTCTCGGGCCTTCGGGCTGCGGCAAGACGACCACGCTGCTGATGTTGGCGGGCATCTACAAGCCGACCGACGGCACGATCACCTTCGGGGAACGGGTCGTCAACCTCATCCCCCCGCGCGAACGAAACATCGGCATGGTGTTCCAGAGTTACGCGCTGTACCCGCACATGACGGTATTTGGCAACATCTCCTATCCGCTCAAGCTGAAGAACGTGTCACGCGCCGAGCAGCAGGAGCGCGTCAGGCGCGTTGCCGAAGTGATGGGAATCGGCGAACTGCTCGACCGCAAGCCGGCGCAGCTTTCCGGCGGTCAGCAGCAGCGCGTTGCGCTGGGGCGTGCGCTGGTCAAAGAGCCGGACATTCTGCTCTTCGACGAGCCGCTGTCCAACCTCGATGCGCGCTTGCGGCTGACGATGCGCGCCGAGATCAAGGCGCTGCAGAAACGGCTCGGCATCACGTCGGTCTACGTCACACACGATCAGGTCGAGGCACTGACGATGGCCGATCGCATCGCCGTGATCAACAAGGGACGGCTTGAGGCGTATGCCACGCCGGAGGACCTGTACGACCACCCTCGTACGACGTTCATTGCCAATTTCGTCGGCAACCCGCCGATCAACATGGTCGATGTCGAGTTGGCGCAGGAGAACGAGCAAATCGTGGCGCGTTGCGAAGCTTTCACGGTGCCACTGGACGGCGAGCGCGCTCGCAAGGCTGTGACGCATGGGCGCAAACTCACGATGGGAATCCGCGCCGAGGACATCACGCTCGGGGACAATTCGGCATTGAGCGGCGAGGTCTTTGTGGTCGAGCCGTTGGGCCGCGAAGACATGCTGGACGTGCGGATCGGGTCGGAAAGTTTCCTCGCGCTGGCCCCGCCGCAGCAGCGCGTGCGCGCCGGCGACCGGATCGGCTTGCATCTCGACCCTAAGCGGCTTCAGTTTTTCGATCCTGCAACGGGCAAGTCTGTGCTCTGGGAGTAG
- the yjfF gene encoding sugar ABC transporter permease YjfF, with protein sequence MRSRFLPLLMTFLVFAALYLIAYSRFSSFGSMRVIGNLLRDNAYWGIAAVGMTFVIISGGIDLSVGSLIAFTGVFCALMIDRNGWHPLAAFAVMLLIGTSFGAIMGVFIHYFKIPAFIATLSGLFLARGMAYVLSTDSIRIDHPFYEQVSDLVYIFPDRGRFTFAAGAFLVVLVGGILLAHFTRFGRNVYALGGNPDAAHLLGVPVARTTVGVYALSSFLTTLAGIVLSLSKHSGDSTIAVGLELDVIAAVVIGGTLLTGGVGYVIGTFIAVMPLGTIQTYLTLDGSLTPWWIKIVVGVLLFAFVGLQKLLSSRHAIFGLGRRSAAASP encoded by the coding sequence ATGAGATCGCGATTTCTTCCGCTCTTGATGACGTTTCTCGTATTTGCGGCGCTGTACCTGATCGCATATTCACGCTTTTCGAGTTTCGGTTCGATGCGCGTGATCGGGAACCTGCTTCGAGACAACGCGTACTGGGGTATCGCTGCCGTAGGCATGACGTTCGTCATTATCTCCGGCGGCATCGACCTGTCGGTCGGGTCTTTGATTGCGTTCACCGGGGTATTCTGCGCCTTGATGATCGACCGCAACGGATGGCACCCACTGGCGGCGTTCGCCGTCATGCTGCTGATCGGCACGTCATTTGGCGCCATCATGGGTGTCTTCATCCACTACTTCAAAATACCCGCGTTCATCGCAACGTTATCTGGCCTGTTCCTCGCCCGCGGCATGGCCTACGTGCTGTCGACCGATTCGATTCGCATCGACCATCCGTTTTACGAGCAGGTCTCCGACCTCGTGTACATCTTTCCCGACCGTGGTCGGTTCACATTTGCTGCGGGCGCGTTCTTGGTGGTGTTAGTCGGTGGTATTCTGCTGGCCCACTTCACCCGCTTCGGGCGCAATGTGTATGCCCTCGGCGGCAACCCGGACGCGGCACATCTGTTGGGCGTACCGGTTGCTCGCACAACTGTCGGTGTGTATGCCCTGAGCAGCTTCCTGACGACACTCGCCGGCATCGTGTTGTCGCTTTCGAAACACTCTGGAGACTCTACCATCGCCGTCGGGCTCGAGTTGGACGTCATTGCGGCCGTGGTCATCGGCGGTACACTGCTAACCGGCGGGGTCGGATATGTCATCGGCACCTTCATCGCAGTGATGCCGTTGGGAACGATACAGACGTATCTCACCCTCGATGGCTCGCTGACGCCGTGGTGGATCAAGATTGTGGTTGGCGTTTTGCTGTTTGCCTTTGTAGGATTACAGAAGCTGTTAAGCAGTCGCCATGCGATCTTCGGATTGGGACGACGATCCGCGGCAGCGTCACCCTAG
- a CDS encoding ABC transporter permease subunit → MDHAQRAPQALQSSLTSASLETLSGTVIRAVRSALIAAAVLIVVALFFGRLFGPLWESLNVDESFSETLAGLASLLLPLAVYLSLGMSARPHRKQNAMQAMAITIVLATIAAVIFYTVGTLQGGEAATEQSSLQFAATQTDDGIVVDAVEPGGAAEQAGLLPGDIITALRRDPITLARLNTAVVESDPDTPFRLRILRGGEEVQLTVRTAAVAIDASGIDFGAIASAWVGGVAVALIGLFGPPGWTPYILLTVSLSPLILGFAWLTVATFSYRTQGLLPVDAQGNVGGLTLENWSFLGIGGQAPATPIWSYAANSLFIAVLMTGVTLVLCSMAGYALSRMEFSGRRFFLSLTLILHSFPAVTLLIPVYLVLLNLGRIPIIGPHIGFNSIGGIALVMVAFGLPFGVWLMKGFFDNISWDMERSALIDGASRWRTFWEIILPQIRPGLLALGIFSFIGGWNAYLIPAIFSVGTKAANLPVYIRTLTGDTNPINWNQVVAVGVFQLIPILVIFVFAQEYLLNIYSGGSKGSS, encoded by the coding sequence ATGGATCACGCACAGCGTGCACCCCAAGCGCTCCAGTCCTCGCTGACGTCCGCATCGCTGGAAACGTTGTCAGGCACCGTGATCAGGGCAGTGCGCAGCGCCTTGATTGCGGCGGCGGTGCTGATCGTCGTGGCGTTGTTCTTCGGGCGCCTGTTCGGCCCACTGTGGGAGTCGCTTAACGTCGACGAGTCGTTTAGCGAGACACTTGCCGGCTTGGCGTCGCTGCTGCTGCCGCTCGCGGTGTACCTGTCGCTCGGGATGAGCGCGCGGCCGCACCGCAAACAAAATGCGATGCAAGCCATGGCCATTACCATCGTGCTGGCGACTATCGCGGCGGTGATCTTCTACACGGTCGGTACGCTTCAGGGTGGGGAGGCGGCGACGGAGCAGTCCTCGCTGCAGTTTGCCGCCACGCAGACCGACGACGGTATTGTGGTCGATGCGGTCGAACCGGGCGGCGCGGCCGAACAGGCCGGCTTGCTGCCGGGCGACATCATCACGGCGTTGCGGCGCGATCCGATCACGCTGGCACGACTCAACACCGCCGTCGTGGAGTCCGACCCCGATACGCCGTTTCGCCTGAGGATTCTGCGCGGCGGCGAGGAAGTGCAGCTTACCGTACGTACTGCGGCCGTAGCGATCGACGCCAGCGGCATCGACTTTGGGGCCATCGCGAGCGCGTGGGTCGGCGGTGTCGCCGTCGCGCTGATCGGCCTGTTCGGCCCGCCGGGCTGGACACCGTACATTCTGCTTACCGTATCGTTGTCTCCGCTGATCCTCGGGTTTGCCTGGCTGACGGTCGCGACGTTCTCCTACCGAACGCAGGGGCTGCTGCCTGTCGACGCACAGGGTAACGTCGGCGGGTTGACGCTGGAGAACTGGAGCTTTCTGGGCATTGGCGGCCAAGCGCCCGCGACCCCGATTTGGAGCTACGCGGCCAACTCGCTGTTCATCGCCGTGTTGATGACCGGAGTCACACTTGTGCTGTGCTCGATGGCAGGCTACGCACTGTCGCGCATGGAATTCTCGGGCCGGCGCTTCTTTCTCTCGCTGACCCTGATCCTGCACAGCTTCCCGGCGGTGACGCTGCTCATCCCGGTGTATCTGGTGCTGCTCAACCTCGGGCGTATCCCGATCATCGGCCCGCACATCGGTTTCAACTCGATCGGCGGGATCGCGCTGGTGATGGTGGCGTTCGGGCTGCCGTTCGGGGTATGGCTGATGAAAGGGTTCTTCGACAACATCTCATGGGACATGGAACGCTCGGCGCTGATCGACGGCGCGAGCCGCTGGCGCACGTTCTGGGAGATCATCCTGCCCCAAATTCGCCCCGGACTGCTCGCGCTGGGCATCTTCTCGTTCATCGGCGGATGGAACGCGTACCTGATCCCGGCTATCTTCAGCGTTGGCACGAAGGCCGCGAACCTGCCGGTATACATCCGCACGCTGACCGGCGACACCAATCCGATCAACTGGAATCAGGTTGTGGCCGTCGGAGTTTTCCAGTTGATCCCGATCCTTGTGATCTTCGTTTTCGCGCAGGAATACCTGCTCAACATCTATTCGGGTGGCAGCAAGGGCAGTTCCTAG
- a CDS encoding sugar ABC transporter ATP-binding protein, translated as MSAVDQNAKPLLEAKGLTKTFPSTVALSDVDFTLYGGDVHVLVGENGAGKSTLIKLITGVYRKDSGTIHLDGFEIDPHSPRHAQELGISTVYQEINLIPTLSVAENIFLGRQPMRFGMINMGAANRQAKQLLKDFGIEIDVTRNLSSFSVAIQQIVAIVRGVSLSAKVLILDEPTSSLDRPEVEMLFSVIRSLKARGIGIILITHFLDQVYEIADRITVLRNGHKVGEHRVSELSKVQLITEMLGKELQDVLGDEAAEGETNHQQHDTFIKVQGYGRQGMIEPFDLEIRRGEIVGLAGLLGSGRTEIAHLIFGIEQNDKGEAFVKGERVKLSSPRAAIQHGFGLCPEDRKVEGIIGDLSVRENIILALQAKMGWFNYLSRQKQDALADEMIKALNIVTPNADKPVKELSGGNQQKVILARWLVSNPDLLILDEPTRGIDVGAHAEIIQIIKRLAKDGKALLIISSELAEVVDYSDRVAVLRDRKKLRELEGDEIDENTIMRAIATS; from the coding sequence ATGAGCGCTGTTGATCAAAATGCAAAGCCGTTATTGGAAGCCAAAGGACTTACAAAGACTTTTCCCTCGACTGTCGCGCTATCGGATGTCGATTTTACACTTTACGGTGGGGACGTCCACGTCCTTGTCGGGGAGAACGGAGCGGGCAAATCCACGCTGATCAAGCTCATCACCGGCGTGTACCGCAAGGACTCTGGAACCATTCACCTCGATGGTTTTGAGATCGACCCGCACAGCCCGCGCCACGCTCAAGAGCTCGGCATCAGCACCGTCTATCAAGAGATCAACCTAATTCCGACCCTGTCGGTTGCCGAAAACATCTTCCTTGGCCGCCAGCCCATGCGCTTCGGCATGATCAACATGGGCGCGGCGAACCGGCAGGCGAAGCAACTGCTGAAGGACTTCGGTATCGAAATTGACGTGACGCGCAACTTGTCGTCGTTTTCAGTGGCCATCCAGCAAATTGTCGCCATCGTGCGCGGCGTCAGCCTGTCCGCCAAGGTCCTCATCCTTGACGAGCCGACATCGAGCCTCGACCGTCCGGAAGTGGAAATGTTGTTCTCGGTGATCCGGTCACTCAAGGCGCGCGGCATCGGCATCATCCTGATTACCCACTTTCTCGATCAGGTCTACGAGATCGCGGACCGCATTACCGTGCTTCGCAACGGCCATAAGGTCGGCGAACATCGCGTATCCGAACTCTCGAAAGTGCAGCTTATCACCGAGATGCTCGGCAAAGAGCTTCAAGACGTACTCGGAGACGAGGCCGCAGAAGGCGAGACCAACCATCAGCAACACGACACGTTCATAAAGGTTCAAGGCTATGGCCGGCAGGGCATGATCGAACCTTTTGACCTCGAGATTCGGCGCGGCGAAATTGTCGGCCTCGCCGGGTTGCTGGGCTCGGGGCGCACCGAAATTGCCCATCTGATTTTCGGGATCGAACAAAACGACAAGGGCGAAGCGTTCGTCAAAGGCGAGCGTGTCAAGCTTTCTTCGCCCCGCGCGGCGATTCAACACGGATTCGGTTTGTGCCCGGAAGACCGGAAGGTCGAAGGAATTATCGGCGACCTGAGCGTGCGCGAGAACATCATTCTTGCCCTGCAGGCGAAGATGGGGTGGTTCAACTATCTTTCGCGCCAGAAACAGGACGCGCTCGCCGACGAGATGATCAAGGCGCTCAATATCGTCACCCCCAACGCCGATAAGCCGGTGAAGGAGCTGTCCGGCGGCAATCAGCAGAAGGTGATTCTGGCGCGCTGGCTCGTCTCAAATCCCGACCTGCTGATCCTCGACGAGCCGACACGAGGTATCGATGTCGGGGCGCACGCCGAAATCATTCAGATCATTAAGCGGCTCGCCAAAGACGGCAAGGCGCTGCTCATCATTTCGTCCGAGTTGGCCGAGGTCGTCGACTACAGCGACCGGGTCGCTGTCCTACGCGATCGCAAGAAGCTGCGCGAGCTGGAAGGCGACGAGATCGACGAGAATACGATCATGCGCGCGATCGCCACAAGCTGA